One Thermicanus aegyptius DSM 12793 DNA segment encodes these proteins:
- a CDS encoding DUF5049 domain-containing protein yields the protein MNEIIKEQILSIRESGVTNMFDVNRVQYEANERGFYELVVYIIDHKTEYAHFILTGEVDENK from the coding sequence ATGAATGAAATAATCAAGGAACAAATCCTTTCCATCCGAGAAAGTGGAGTCACAAATATGTTTGATGTGAACCGAGTCCAGTATGAAGCAAATGAACGAGGGTTTTATGAATTGGTAGTTTATATAATAGACCATAAAACGGAATATGCTCATTTCATACTGACGGGGGAAGTGGATGAAAATAAGTAA
- a CDS encoding DUF4314 domain-containing protein: MNIIHPEMLKQLRSYYTPGTRVMLLKMNDPYTKLQTGSKGTVTSVDDIGTIHVSWDSGGSLGVAFGEDLCKKIEE; the protein is encoded by the coding sequence ATGAATATCATTCACCCTGAAATGTTAAAGCAACTAAGAAGCTATTACACTCCAGGAACTCGTGTCATGCTACTTAAAATGAACGACCCTTATACCAAACTTCAAACTGGATCTAAAGGTACGGTTACTAGTGTTGACGACATAGGAACGATTCATGTCAGTTGGGATTCCGGTGGCTCTCTTGGAGTGGCCTTTGGTGAGGATTTATGCAAGAAAATCGAAGAGTAA
- a CDS encoding DNA cytosine methyltransferase, with the protein MSKLTLGSLFDGSGGFPLGGLLCGIEPLWASEIEPFPIRVTTKRIPQMKHYGDINKLNGAELPPVDIITFGSPCTDMSVAGKRAGLDGEQSVLFYEAIRIIKEMRCKTNGQYPRYAVWENVPGAFSSNKGEDFRAVLETVIGVKEPNTSVPFPEKRRWPYADIYMGDRWSVAYRTIDAQYFGVPQRRRRIYLVADFADRCAGEILFESEGMPRNFTPSGSPWQRTAENAKNCTGKTGDSITCLNDQGGRVMSVSKDITATLRAEEHGHQPCVMQSSGFCTEHSAKSRSVGYEEERSPTLRAGVVPGAVMSFEPGAASRVGGHTDENLSGSLRANMGDNQTAVVIENHPTDSRVKLSEDNKVQTLTSRMGTGGGNVPLVMNTPKTLKIRSGCEGGGKGALIQDDKSATLGCNNDQTVFVPTAYGICSDKSNSMQSSNPHSGIYEADTSRTIDANGGNPGCNQGGIAVVALQGSMIGREDKNGPQGSGIDEDVSFTLNTADRHAVAYAMTTGAYAQVEEDKAPTLLSRDYKDAPVVTQPSYGIDRAAFNQGQNALYKPTIDEEQQPTLTAKGPGAVAQPASFYPQMKAESQCYRQDGTSNTIINGTNPGYQNGLVEPDYIVRRLTPTECARLQGFPDDWCDDLGTENPTEDEISFWTEVWETHRKIIGKSKKPKTRNQIIKWLNNPHSDSAEYKMWGNGVALPCVCFVLTGIVLSTQNTAD; encoded by the coding sequence ATGAGTAAATTAACACTTGGTTCCCTCTTTGATGGTAGTGGTGGCTTTCCTCTGGGTGGTTTGCTTTGTGGCATCGAACCTTTATGGGCATCTGAAATTGAGCCGTTTCCTATAAGGGTTACGACTAAACGTATCCCTCAGATGAAGCATTATGGAGATATAAACAAATTAAATGGTGCGGAGCTTCCGCCTGTAGATATCATAACCTTTGGCTCTCCATGCACGGATATGAGTGTGGCGGGTAAAAGAGCCGGTCTGGACGGAGAGCAATCAGTCCTTTTTTATGAAGCAATCCGAATTATTAAAGAAATGAGGTGTAAGACCAATGGACAATATCCAAGGTACGCAGTCTGGGAAAATGTCCCCGGCGCATTCTCGTCAAATAAAGGAGAGGACTTCAGGGCAGTCCTCGAAACGGTCATCGGTGTCAAAGAACCGAACACCTCGGTGCCTTTTCCTGAAAAAAGACGATGGCCTTACGCAGACATCTATATGGGAGACAGATGGAGTGTGGCTTACCGAACTATCGATGCGCAATATTTCGGAGTCCCCCAACGTCGTCGTAGAATCTACCTTGTCGCAGATTTTGCAGACAGATGTGCCGGAGAAATACTATTTGAGTCCGAAGGCATGCCAAGGAATTTTACGCCGAGCGGCAGCCCGTGGCAAAGAACTGCCGAGAATGCTAAAAACTGCACTGGAAAAACAGGCGATAGCATAACTTGCCTAAATGACCAAGGTGGAAGAGTGATGTCTGTTTCAAAGGATATTACTGCAACACTTCGTGCAGAGGAACATGGACATCAGCCTTGTGTAATGCAGTCAAGCGGTTTTTGCACCGAACACAGTGCCAAGAGCAGAAGTGTAGGATATGAGGAAGAACGCTCCCCTACACTTAGAGCAGGTGTTGTCCCAGGTGCAGTCATGTCCTTTGAACCGGGGGCTGCTTCTCGAGTTGGTGGCCATACTGACGAAAACTTAAGTGGATCACTTCGTGCAAACATGGGAGATAATCAAACAGCTGTTGTAATAGAAAACCATCCAACCGATAGCCGTGTGAAACTCTCGGAGGATAATAAAGTACAGACGCTAACCTCTCGGATGGGAACTGGTGGTGGAAATGTACCCCTTGTTATGAACACTCCTAAAACTTTAAAAATCCGCTCCGGCTGTGAAGGCGGTGGCAAGGGTGCATTGATACAGGATGACAAGTCTGCAACTCTTGGATGCAATAATGATCAGACCGTTTTTGTGCCCACCGCATATGGCATCTGTTCTGATAAAAGCAATTCCATGCAGTCTAGCAATCCGCATAGCGGTATATATGAAGCTGATACTTCTCGGACCATTGATGCCAATGGGGGAAATCCGGGATGTAATCAAGGTGGTATTGCAGTAGTTGCTCTGCAAGGCTCGATGATTGGAAGAGAGGATAAAAACGGTCCCCAAGGAAGCGGTATAGATGAAGATGTTTCTTTTACGCTTAATACCGCTGATCGTCATGCTGTTGCCTATGCCATGACTACCGGAGCCTATGCACAGGTTGAAGAAGATAAAGCACCTACTCTATTGTCGAGAGATTATAAGGATGCTCCTGTTGTGACTCAGCCTTCTTACGGTATTGATCGGGCGGCTTTTAATCAAGGACAGAACGCTCTTTATAAACCGACTATAGATGAAGAACAGCAACCTACGCTTACAGCAAAAGGTCCTGGAGCAGTGGCACAACCAGCATCATTTTATCCTCAGATGAAAGCTGAAAGTCAATGCTACAGACAGGACGGTACATCAAATACGATTATCAATGGCACCAATCCAGGCTATCAAAATGGATTGGTTGAACCGGACTATATTGTTCGAAGGCTTACACCAACGGAATGTGCAAGATTGCAAGGCTTCCCCGATGATTGGTGTGATGACCTTGGTACGGAAAATCCTACAGAAGATGAAATTTCATTCTGGACGGAGGTTTGGGAAACCCACCGCAAAATTATAGGTAAAAGTAAAAAACCAAAAACAAGAAATCAGATTATAAAATGGCTTAACAATCCTCATTCTGATTCAGCTGAATATAAAATGTGGGGTAATGGTGTAGCACTTCCATGCGTTTGTTTTGTGCTGACTGGCATTGTGTTATCTACACAAAATACCGCCGATTAA